TTTGGGCAAAGAGACGGTCCGGGTCCGAGGATGCTTGCCGCGCAAAATAATCCCCTGCCTTCAGGGCATGCTCCTTGTGCTCAACAAGCAATTCCCGCAGTTTGCGCTTATCCATTTACTGGCTCCATATATTGCATTACTAATGAAATATTCTTATCAAAAAAGTTCATTACAAATGCAATATATAATAAACATGAGATGCCGACAAGAAAAAATTTCCCTCCTTCTGTTTGTACAAAATTGTATATCGATCTGTATACATACAGATCTGTAGGTATTTTTATACAAACATGACGCCATCCAAATGTAAAATGCGGGATTACTTCTTGTTTTGCTTGGCCTTTTTGATGATATTGTCAAGGGACACCAGCTTTTACGATTTTCCATGCCCCGAAGTGAAAGGCTGGCTGAGCATCCAGCCGAAGGGTTAACAGGCGAAAGTGCACTTTGGCATGTCAGTCATGCGCAGGAAGATAACCCAGGGATTGAGGAATTGGCAAATCCCTCAATCCCCTCTATACATTAAAGCGTATATCTACAATATCGCCGTCCTGCACAAGGTAGTTTTTGCCCTCAAGCCTCACCTTCCCGGCCTTCTGGGCAGCAAAATGGCTGCCGCAGGCCATGAGATCGTCGCAGGATACCACCTCTGCCCTGATAAAGCCCTTTTCCATGTCAGAATGGATGGCCCCGGCAGCTTTCTGGGCAGGGGTGCCCTGCCGGATTGCCCAGGCACGGACCTCATCTTTTCCCACAGTAAATAAGGAAATGAGGCCCAGAAGCTGATAAGATTCTCTGATCAAACGGAGGGTGGCGGGTTCTTCAAGGCCCAGGTCTTCCCTGAAGGGTTCTGCTTCCTCAGGTGAGAGCTGGGCCAGCTCCATCTCAAGCCTCCCTTTAAGCTCTACAAGGACAACTGCACCGGGGAGCTGAAGGCCTGTAGCACCAAGCTCTACATCATCTCCGGTGTTAAGGACCACGATACAGGGTTTTGCCGAAAGAAAGGCATAACCCCTGAGCATCGGGGATTGAGCTATCTCCGGATATCCTCTCAATGCCTCTCCCCTTTCCAGGATCTCCCCGGCCTTTTTAAGAAGCTCCAGCTCCTTGGGATCTCCTTTCCCGGCCTTGGCAATCTCCTTCTCCAATCTCTCAATCCTCTTCTCCAGGATGATGAGATCGGTGAGAATGAGCTCGGACTCCAGGGCATCCAGATCCTCCTGCGGCACGGGGGGCTCGCCGGACCGGTCGAAGTTTCGAACCACATGTACCAGGGCGTCCACAGGATGAAGGAGTCTAAGGAGCTCATGTATTGAAGACTCCGTACCCTCTCCGGCAGAGATAGTCCCGCTTATATCCACGTACTGTACCTGGGCATAGGTGGTCTTTTTGGGATTGTACATGGATGAGAGTCTGTCCAAACGGATGTCCGGCACCTTGACTACCGCCAGGTTCGGGTCTTTTTTGCCCTTTTGGTAGGCGGAGACCTCTGCAGCGCTTCCTGTGAGGGCGTTAAATATGGTGGTCTTGCCGGAGCCCGGCAGCCCGACTATTCCTATCTTCATGGGCTATATCTTTAAGCGTTCAAAGGTTCCTGGTTCACCGTTCAGGGTTGCTTTTCTTTTGTTAACCTTCACTAACCCCGTACCTTGAACCTTTGAACCTCTGAACCCAGAACCGTCCTACCGGCAGGGAGTGGGATCTCCCTTGATTTTATCCAAGGCATGTCTAAGCACGGGAAGTATTACCTCCATTCCCTGAGTCACGGCCGAAGGACTGCCGGGCAGATTGATAATAAGTGTCTTGCCCCGCACTCCGGCAATCCCTCTCGAAAGCATGGCCCTTGGTGTGGAATCAAGGCCCCTGATGCGGATGGCTTCCGAGATCCCGGGGACCTCCCGCTCTATTATGGATTTCGTGGCTTCAGGCGTGATGTCCCTGGGAAACAGCCCCGTGCCGCCTGTAGTAACTATGATATCCAAAGAGGCATCGTCTGCCCATTTGATTAATATGCACCTGACATCCTGTACTTCGTCAGGGACTGTCTTGTGCGAGAGCACGTTGTAGCCATGCCGTTCGAGCAGGTGGCGGATTGCAGGCCCGGATTCATCTCTCCTGTCTCCCCTGGCAGCGCTGTCACTCACAGTGAGAACGCCGGCGGTATACACGTTGTCTCCTTCTATGCCTTTTCTTTTTTGGCTTGGGCGATAATCTTTTCAGCCAGATTCGGCGGCACTTCTTCGTAGTGGGATTGCTCCATGGTGAATGTCCCCCGGCCTGCGGTCATGGCATTAAGATCCAGCATGTAGCGCTGTACCTCTGCCAGGGGAACAAGCGCTATAATTGCCTGTCCGCCCTTGCCCGGTTCCATACCCATAACCTTGCCACGTCTGCTGTTTATGTCACCGATTATATCGCCGACAGCGTCATCAGGCACGGTTATGGTGAGCTTCACAATAGGTTCGAGCAGGGTGGGTTTTGCCTCCAGCACGCCTTTCCTGAAGCAATTGATGGATGCTATCTTGAAGGCTATCTCTGA
Above is a genomic segment from Deltaproteobacteria bacterium containing:
- a CDS encoding redox-regulated ATPase YchF, whose product is MKIGIVGLPGSGKTTIFNALTGSAAEVSAYQKGKKDPNLAVVKVPDIRLDRLSSMYNPKKTTYAQVQYVDISGTISAGEGTESSIHELLRLLHPVDALVHVVRNFDRSGEPPVPQEDLDALESELILTDLIILEKRIERLEKEIAKAGKGDPKELELLKKAGEILERGEALRGYPEIAQSPMLRGYAFLSAKPCIVVLNTGDDVELGATGLQLPGAVVLVELKGRLEMELAQLSPEEAEPFREDLGLEEPATLRLIRESYQLLGLISLFTVGKDEVRAWAIRQGTPAQKAAGAIHSDMEKGFIRAEVVSCDDLMACGSHFAAQKAGKVRLEGKNYLVQDGDIVDIRFNV
- a CDS encoding molybdenum cofactor biosynthesis protein — encoded protein: MYTAGVLTVSDSAARGDRRDESGPAIRHLLERHGYNVLSHKTVPDEVQDVRCILIKWADDASLDIIVTTGGTGLFPRDITPEATKSIIEREVPGISEAIRIRGLDSTPRAMLSRGIAGVRGKTLIINLPGSPSAVTQGMEVILPVLRHALDKIKGDPTPCR